The genomic stretch GACCCCTAAGGGGATGGAAATATATTAGGATTATCAGCAAGTCCAAAGACATCATCTAAGTCTAAAATCAGACCCCTAAGGGGATGGAAATGATAACAATATGACACTAATAGCAATATAGAGGGATGTCTAAAATCAGACCCCTAAGGGGATGGAAATACAGGGATTAATAATAAAAACTCCGACTGTCAAATTTACAGTCTAAAATCAGACCCCTAAGGGGATGGAAATGAACTGTTGTCAGAAGAGAGTTCTTTAATAAATACAGACGAGTCTAAAATCAGACCCCTAAGGGGATGGAAATATATATACTTGGACATCCATAATACCTCCCCATACTGGTCTAAAATCAGACCCCTAAGGGGATGGAAATGATTCTCTATCTACTAAAATGTAGCCCATAAAATCCCGTCTAAAATCAGACCCCTAAGGGGATGGAAATGATTGAGGGATTACAAACAGAAAACAGATATGCTGCGTCTAAAATCAGACCCCTAAGGGGATGGAAATGTCGTTAGTTAATAATCCGAATGTTGTTGATATTTTGATGTCTAAAATCAGACCCCTAAGGGGGAAAATGATTTTAATTTAAGAGGCATTGCTTCCTAAGGGAAGCAATGCATCGGGGGTATACCAATAGGGGGTATCCCCCTATGGGTGTAAAATCAGACCCCTAAGGGGATGGAAATCAAAAAGGATATAAAAAAGATAAAGATTTTTTATCAATTTTTTTATCCAAATATTAAAATAAAAAGAAGCACAATAACATATTTATACCCAAAAACATAGTATTTTAAATAATATTACAACATATGGGGGTTATTATGAAGATTTCTATATGTGGAAAAGGTGGATGTGGAAAAAGTACAATATCTTCTTTAATTGCAAAAGAATTTGCTAAAAAAGGTTACAATGTTTTAGTAATTGATGGAGATGAATCTAATATCAGTTTGCACAAATTTTTAGGGATGAATCAACCAAAAGATTTTATAGAATACTTAGGCGGCAGAAAAATTTTCATGCAAAAGGTAAAATCTAAAAAAAATGTTGATTTATTTGATGAAATGACAATTGACGATTTACCAAAAGATTACATAGTTGAGAAAGACAATATAAAACTTTTAGCTATGGGTAAAATCCACGATTTTGGAGAAGGTTGTGCATGTCCAATGGGTGTTTTATTAAGAGAACTATTAAAGAGTTTAAAATTGAAAGATAATGAAATAGTTATCGTAGATACTGAGGCTGGAATTGAGCATTTTGGAAGAGGTGTTGAAGGAGGCTGTGATATAATTATTGGAATCGTTGATCCAACTTATGAGTCTATAAGATTGGCAAAAAAAATAGAGGAAATTGGAGAAAAACTTGGTAAGAAAGTTTATTTCATAGTAAATAAGGTAGATGATGAAACTAAAGATTTAGTACTCGAAAATATTAACAAAGATAAAGTAATAGCTATAATTCCTACAAACAAAGATATAGTAAAATTGTGTCTAAGAGGGGAAGAGCTAAATATTGAACTTCCAGAAATTAACAAAGTAGTCGAATTTTTAATTAACCAAAATTAAAATTTCTATTTTAAATTTATTTAATCAATTTAATCAAATATAATTTACAGAATCTTCAATCATTGGATCTTTTTTGTCCATAATATTAACAAAAACTTTTAAAGTGATTATTATGGTAGAGTTATTATCTCCTGCAAATGATATAATATGTCTAAAAACAGCTATTGATTATGGAGCTGATGCTGTTTATTGTGGTTTGAAAGAGTTAAATATGAGGGCTAATGCAAAGAACTTTACAAGAGAGGAGTTAATTGAAGGAGTTAAATATGCTCATGATAATAATAAAAAGGTTTATCTCTGCACAAATACAGTTGTTTATGAGAAAGATTTAAAAAAAGTTATGGAAATTTTAGATTTTGCAAATTCTGCTGAGGTTGATGCAGTTATTGTTTCAGACATTGGAACTATGCAGTTGGCAAAAGAGTATGGTTTAAGAGTTCATGCAAGTGTTCAATGTAATATAACAAATTCTTTAACATCTAAATTTTACTCTAAATTTGCTAAGAGAGTTATATTATCAAGAGAATTAACTTTAAATCAAATAAGAGAGATTAGAAAAAATTTAAAAAAAGATAATGTAGATTTAGAGTTAGAAGGGTTTGTTCATGGGGCTTTATGTGTTGCTATAAGTGGTAGATGCTTTTTAAGTGCATATTTGTTTAATAGGCATGCAAACTGTGGCGACTGCTTACAGCCATGTAGGAGAAGGTGGAAGTTAATTAATGAGCATTTTGATGGAACCTATGAAGTAGTTTGTGAAGGAAAATATCTGTTATCTCCAAAAGATTTATGCATGATAGAGCATATTCCAGAATTATTGGAGGTTTTTGATTCATTTAAAATTGAAGGTAGAGCTAAAAATGCTGATTATGTTATGAGAACAACAAAAATTTATAGAGAAGCAATTGATAGCGTTTTTGATGGAACTTACTACGAAAAACTCCATTACTTCAAAAAAGAGCTACAAAAAGTATATAATAGAGGATATGATACTGGATTCTACTTTAGAGATGTTAATAAAAATCATGATTTCCAATACAATATAGAGGGTAATGCTTCAAAGTATAGAAAAATAGAAATAGGAAGAGTAGTTAATTTCTATAAAAAAGTTAGTGTGGCAGAGATTGAATTATGGGATGATTTAAAAATTGGAGACACTATATTGATAGTAGGAAAAACTACTGGATGCGTTGAAGAAACAGTAAAATCAATGCAAATAAACCATAAAGATGTTAAAGTAGCAAAAAAAGGAGATAGAGTTGGAGTTAAATTAAATCACTTAGTTAGGGAGGGAGATAGAGTTTATATATTAAAAGAAATTAGTAATTAAGCAATTTGGGAGATAAAATGCTAATATTAGGAATATTTTATTTTTTATTAGGGCTTATACTGTTATATTATGGAAGTGATTGGTTTGTATTAGGTAGTGAGAGATTAGCAAAATATATTAATGTATCTAATTTTGTTATTGGTGCTACGGTAGTGGCTATGGGGACATCTCTACCAGAAATATTAACTTCTGTGTATGCATCTTATACTCATATTTCTGGAATAGCGATTGGAAACGCTATCGGTTCATGCATTTGTAATATTGGAGTAGTTTTAGGACTTAGTGCTATTGTAATGCCATTAAGTATTAACAATAATTTAAGAAGTAATATACTCTTTTATCTTTTGTATGTTATTCTTACGGCAATCCTTGGAGTTAATGGATTTTCTTGGATTGATGGAGCTATATTATTGGTAATTTTTTTAATATATTTAAGATGGACAATAAAAAATGGATATATTGATAACATAGAAATAGAGAAAATAGAGAAAGATATTGAAAAACATAATATTTCCTTAGCCTTTTCGTTAGTTTTATCAATTGTTGGATTAATTGGTGTTTTAGTAGGGGCAAAACTATTTGTTGATGGAGCAAAAAATATAGCTATTGCTTTAAATATCTCTGATAAAATTATTGGATTTACCTTAGTGGCTTTTGGAACCTCTGTTCCTGAGTTGATGGTTTCATTAGCGGCGGCAAAGAGAAATTTAGGTGGCATAATATTAGGAAATGTTATTGGTAGTAATATGGCAGACATTGGAGGGGCTTTGGCTATTAGTTGCTTATTTACCAATTTACCCTCAGCAAACATTCAAATGGTAATTTTAATAGTTATGAGTTTTTTAATATATCTATTTGCAAGATTTGGAAAGATTAATAGGTTGCATGGACTTATATTATTAATCATTTATATAATTTCAATAGCAACATTAAGGATGGGATAATGGTAAAAATAAAGATTAAAAGATGTGATGGAAAAAAAAGTTATTATGAAAGTTATGAAGTTCCAGAAGGTTTAACAGTGTTGGAGGCATTGGAATACATAAATAACAACTATGGAGCGAATATTTTGTTTAGGGCTTCTTGTAGAAATGGACAGTGTGGTTCTTGTGCAATGACTATAAATGGAGAGCCAAAATTGGCGTGTGAGACAAAAGTAAAGGATAATATGGTTATTGAACCACTAAAAGGATTTAAAGTTATTATAGATTTAATTGTCGATAGGGAATCATACTACAAAAAATTATTAAATATAAAAAATTATTTGATAAGAAAAGAGTATCCAAAAGATTTAGAGATAATTCCTCAAAAGTATGTTGAAGAAAATAAAAATTTAAGGGGATGTATAGACTGTTTATCTTGCCTATCTATATGTCCATCAAGAGAAGTAAGTGACTATCCTGGACCAACATTTATGAGACAGCTTGCAAGGTTTGCCTTCGATAGGAGAGATGAAGATAATAGAGAAATAACTGCATATTTTGAAAATATTTACAATTGCACAACCTGTGCCAAGTGTGTTGAGGTTTGTCCAAAAGAGATTGACATAGTTCATAATGCAATAGAAAAATTGAGGGCGTTATCATTTAGTAAAGGTTATTTAATAAAGAATCACTTAAAAGTTAGAGAGAATGTTTTAAAATACAATAGGAGTGTTGTTGAGGAAAATACACCACTATTAAAGCAAGTAAATAACATTTATGAAGCAGAAAATGAAAAGTTAAGAGTAGCGTTTTTTACCGGCTGTTTGGTAGATTTCAGATTACAAGATGTTGGTAAAAATGCTATAAAGGTTTTAAATGCTCATGGTGTTTCTGTATATATACCAAAAGAGCAAGTTTGCTGTGGTTCTCCATTTTTTAGAACTGGACAGAGAGATGTCGCTGAAAAGTTAAAAAAGAAAAATTTGGAGATATTTAATAAATTAGATGTTGATTATATAGTTACTATATGTGCTGGCTGTGGTTCAACATTAAAAAATGATTATAAAGAGAGAGAGTTTGAAGTTAAGGATATTACAGAGGTTTTAACTGAGGTTGGCTTATTAAAATACAAACCACTGAAAATTAGAGTAACCTATCACGATCCATGCCATTTAAAGAGGGGACAAGGAATATATGAGCAACCAAGAAAAATAATTAAGAGTATTCCAGAAATTGAATTCATAGATATAGAGGCGAGATGTTGTGGAGCTGGAGGAGGCGTGAGAAGTGGAAAGCCAGATATTGCATACTTAATTGGTAAAAGAAGGGCTAAGATGATTTATGATACTAATGCAGATGCAGTAATTACAGTTTGCCCATTTTGTGAGTATCACTTAAAAGATTCCTTAAAAAAATACAAAGAAGAAAATAACTTAAAAAAAGACATAGAAGTTATGAATATTGTTTCATTACTAAGTAAAGTGATTTAAAATAATTCTAAATTCCAACATATATTTTTTTGTCCAATACTTCTATAACTTCCTTTTCTCCTTCTGGCATCTCTTCAACTATTTCAATATAATCTCTATTAGCAATATCATTGCTTAAAACATTTAGTATATATTTTAATTCTTCATCGTCAGTATAAATCTTTGCTTTAACCTTAAACTTCCTTGCCAATCTTGCAATATCTCTCAACGCTAACTTTGCCTCAGTGAGTAATTTTAAATACTCTTTTGCTTTTTTTAACTGTTCCTCTTTTCCAATTAAGACAGGATATTTTACATTATAAAATTCATCCTCTCTAACATCAAATTTTACATCACATAGTTCTATTAATCTGGCGATTATTGACTGAGGCAAACCTGGAGGAAGAACTAATTCCTTTTCATCAATATCATAGCATTTAAAATTAAAGTTACTCATAATATTTCCCCCAAATTATTCATTCTTAATGTGCATTTCAAATTCTACTTCTGACTTTGGCTTTATCTTTATAAGTATATAATTCTTCATTTCACTTCTTTTAATGTTTGCAATATCTTTCAAAATGTAATTTTTAACTTTAACTTCTTTTATATTATCAACAAATTTATCATAATCTAACTTAACTCTCAGACCATCCAACTGTGTAACTATTGGCATAGGAGATAGTATAGAATATATTTCATCAACTTGCTTTTCAATTTCATCTTTAACGACTACTGGTGGAACGATTGGAGGATCGTAAGACAATTCTTTTCTTTTTTCATTTATAAGTTCAGTTATCACTTCAACCATTTTTCTTAAGGCTCTAATTTCTTCTCCATGTCTCAATCTATGACTTCTCCTTCCTAAATTACCAACATAAGGATAAGGAATATCTACCTTTTCAGGACCTCCAGTAACTACAACTGGAATATCTACATCAAATAAATGAGTTTTATCTTTAATACACGCTTCAAAATTACCCATTACATAAACAGCCAAATCATGCTCTTCTATTAATCTTTTCTCTTTTTCTCTTAATTGAGCAATATCTTTCCCTACTCCTCTTGCTAAGCCAATCATATTTGGCTTAGCTCCAAATCTTCTTAGGTATTCAGAAACATCACAGGCAATATGGGGGAGATGATGCCTTGACAAACTTGGGGCTACAACTGCTATTTCAGTTCCAGCCAATGGTGTTTCTATTATCTTCCCTTTATATTTCTTAGCCTCTTCTTTAAGATTTTCTAATTCATTTTGTGGAATAGCCAATGTCATATAAACATCTAACTGCATAATATGTTCCTGTAAGATAAAACCCCCAATATCTTCAATCCATTCTTTGAAAATGTTGTTTTTATAAACTCCTCCTTCATATCTAACTATTTCATACATCAAAATCACCAACAGTTATTTACAGTTATTTATTGTTTTTATTTTTACATATTTTCTGTTTTTCTATTAATATCTTTCTAACTGAATATGATACATGATGAGCAATATTTATAGCTTCAAACTCTCCCTGTGTCTTTGGATGAATAACTTCTTTTTTTAAAATAGTTGATATTATATCTTTAGATATATTAAAGAATTCCCCTTTTTCACAAAGGATATAGTCAAAATCTTTCCCAATTTTTTCAATTAGTTCTTTAACCTCTTTAATAATATCTCTCAACTTTTGAGATTCTTTCTCTTTAACCATAATATCTATTTTTTCAACATGGACAATTCTATCTGCCTTAATTTCTACTAAAACTCCAGCATAGACTCTAAAAAATTTATCATCTTCGTGATGTCTTCCAGAAAT from Methanocaldococcus lauensis encodes the following:
- the tfrB gene encoding fumarate reductase (CoM/CoB) subunit TfrB produces the protein MVKIKIKRCDGKKSYYESYEVPEGLTVLEALEYINNNYGANILFRASCRNGQCGSCAMTINGEPKLACETKVKDNMVIEPLKGFKVIIDLIVDRESYYKKLLNIKNYLIRKEYPKDLEIIPQKYVEENKNLRGCIDCLSCLSICPSREVSDYPGPTFMRQLARFAFDRRDEDNREITAYFENIYNCTTCAKCVEVCPKEIDIVHNAIEKLRALSFSKGYLIKNHLKVRENVLKYNRSVVEENTPLLKQVNNIYEAENEKLRVAFFTGCLVDFRLQDVGKNAIKVLNAHGVSVYIPKEQVCCGSPFFRTGQRDVAEKLKKKNLEIFNKLDVDYIVTICAGCGSTLKNDYKEREFEVKDITEVLTEVGLLKYKPLKIRVTYHDPCHLKRGQGIYEQPRKIIKSIPEIEFIDIEARCCGAGGGVRSGKPDIAYLIGKRRAKMIYDTNADAVITVCPFCEYHLKDSLKKYKEENNLKKDIEVMNIVSLLSKVI
- a CDS encoding U32 family peptidase, translated to MVELLSPANDIICLKTAIDYGADAVYCGLKELNMRANAKNFTREELIEGVKYAHDNNKKVYLCTNTVVYEKDLKKVMEILDFANSAEVDAVIVSDIGTMQLAKEYGLRVHASVQCNITNSLTSKFYSKFAKRVILSRELTLNQIREIRKNLKKDNVDLELEGFVHGALCVAISGRCFLSAYLFNRHANCGDCLQPCRRRWKLINEHFDGTYEVVCEGKYLLSPKDLCMIEHIPELLEVFDSFKIEGRAKNADYVMRTTKIYREAIDSVFDGTYYEKLHYFKKELQKVYNRGYDTGFYFRDVNKNHDFQYNIEGNASKYRKIEIGRVVNFYKKVSVAEIELWDDLKIGDTILIVGKTTGCVEETVKSMQINHKDVKVAKKGDRVGVKLNHLVREGDRVYILKEISN
- a CDS encoding DUF2209 family protein translates to MAIDISGRHHEDDKFFRVYAGVLVEIKADRIVHVEKIDIMVKEKESQKLRDIIKEVKELIEKIGKDFDYILCEKGEFFNISKDIISTILKKEVIHPKTQGEFEAINIAHHVSYSVRKILIEKQKICKNKNNK
- a CDS encoding calcium/sodium antiporter, translated to MLILGIFYFLLGLILLYYGSDWFVLGSERLAKYINVSNFVIGATVVAMGTSLPEILTSVYASYTHISGIAIGNAIGSCICNIGVVLGLSAIVMPLSINNNLRSNILFYLLYVILTAILGVNGFSWIDGAILLVIFLIYLRWTIKNGYIDNIEIEKIEKDIEKHNISLAFSLVLSIVGLIGVLVGAKLFVDGAKNIAIALNISDKIIGFTLVAFGTSVPELMVSLAAAKRNLGGIILGNVIGSNMADIGGALAISCLFTNLPSANIQMVILIVMSFLIYLFARFGKINRLHGLILLIIYIISIATLRMG
- a CDS encoding methanogenesis marker 7 protein, which gives rise to MYEIVRYEGGVYKNNIFKEWIEDIGGFILQEHIMQLDVYMTLAIPQNELENLKEEAKKYKGKIIETPLAGTEIAVVAPSLSRHHLPHIACDVSEYLRRFGAKPNMIGLARGVGKDIAQLREKEKRLIEEHDLAVYVMGNFEACIKDKTHLFDVDIPVVVTGGPEKVDIPYPYVGNLGRRSHRLRHGEEIRALRKMVEVITELINEKRKELSYDPPIVPPVVVKDEIEKQVDEIYSILSPMPIVTQLDGLRVKLDYDKFVDNIKEVKVKNYILKDIANIKRSEMKNYILIKIKPKSEVEFEMHIKNE
- a CDS encoding ATP-binding protein, which encodes MKISICGKGGCGKSTISSLIAKEFAKKGYNVLVIDGDESNISLHKFLGMNQPKDFIEYLGGRKIFMQKVKSKKNVDLFDEMTIDDLPKDYIVEKDNIKLLAMGKIHDFGEGCACPMGVLLRELLKSLKLKDNEIVIVDTEAGIEHFGRGVEGGCDIIIGIVDPTYESIRLAKKIEEIGEKLGKKVYFIVNKVDDETKDLVLENINKDKVIAIIPTNKDIVKLCLRGEELNIELPEINKVVEFLINQN